A genomic stretch from Frigoribacterium sp. PvP032 includes:
- a CDS encoding helix-turn-helix domain-containing protein yields MTSTETTDVTEMSDVTGMSDARTAAAAAADFDTDHVVAVGPDAEPTFEKVQFATDDLEEARRSLESVLDGRQFRARLAGEPFVSRFASAGDSRLSLQTGTFTAHLQGVIPWSRDYVMSWFRSGSVTVDYPVGQLTSQGSRPFLTPSETSFAFSMTPHRHGIVHVDAAFLEAVATERHAGPPQRIVFDYAAVPTDEALDAWRTTLGEVTPLIVGEETPALARHAAQQALVRGMLDLFPWRAVDVPDTLRTERTRRLRQAAEYVHAYADRAITSADIATAAGMHTRTLQLLMSEHLGSSPTNYVRHVRLDRARQDLLSSEPGSVLVSDVARRWGFGNLGRFSASYSARFGEYPRDTLAR; encoded by the coding sequence ATCACGTCGTCGCCGTCGGCCCCGACGCGGAGCCGACCTTCGAGAAGGTCCAGTTCGCGACCGACGACCTCGAGGAGGCGCGCCGCAGCCTCGAGAGCGTGCTCGACGGCCGTCAGTTCCGGGCACGCCTCGCGGGGGAGCCGTTCGTCTCCCGCTTCGCCTCCGCGGGCGACTCACGCCTGAGCCTGCAGACCGGCACCTTCACCGCGCATCTCCAGGGCGTGATCCCGTGGTCGCGCGACTACGTCATGTCGTGGTTCCGCTCCGGGTCGGTGACCGTCGACTACCCGGTCGGACAGCTGACGAGCCAGGGCTCGCGACCGTTCCTCACGCCGAGCGAGACGTCGTTCGCGTTCTCGATGACGCCGCACCGGCACGGCATCGTCCACGTCGACGCGGCGTTCCTCGAGGCGGTCGCCACCGAGCGGCACGCGGGGCCGCCGCAGCGGATCGTCTTCGACTACGCCGCCGTGCCGACGGACGAGGCGCTCGACGCGTGGCGGACGACCCTCGGCGAGGTGACCCCGTTGATCGTCGGCGAGGAGACGCCCGCGCTGGCCCGCCACGCCGCCCAGCAGGCGCTCGTCCGGGGCATGCTCGACCTGTTCCCCTGGCGGGCGGTGGACGTCCCCGACACCCTGCGGACCGAACGCACCCGACGCCTCCGCCAGGCTGCCGAGTACGTGCACGCCTACGCCGACCGGGCCATCACCTCCGCCGACATCGCGACCGCGGCGGGCATGCACACCCGCACCCTGCAGCTGCTCATGAGCGAGCACCTCGGCTCGAGCCCGACGAACTACGTGCGGCACGTCCGCCTCGACCGTGCCCGGCAGGACCTGCTGTCGTCCGAGCCCGGCTCGGTGCTCGTGTCGGACGTCGCCCGCAGGTGGGGCTTCGGCAACCTCGGGCGCTTCTCCGCGTCGTACTCGGCGCGGTTCGGCGAGTACCCGCGCGACACGCTCGCGCGCTGA